One Heptranchias perlo isolate sHepPer1 unplaced genomic scaffold, sHepPer1.hap1 HAP1_SCAFFOLD_43, whole genome shotgun sequence genomic window carries:
- the LOC137312460 gene encoding EEF1A lysine methyltransferase 3-like, whose product METQQEKKHFSSPDSTEDSNKLESRYQFCGHTLRITRVSSNKLVVPSIIWEAGLVLCRFFEKEKISFSGKKMIELGSGTGIVGILAILLGGDVTLTDKPEVLNQIELNVANNVPSSIIQRSKVSALSWGVNHDQFPTDYDIILGSDIVYKKREYHLLLKTLQHLSNQNTIIYICSRMREVMGAMNFHEELIPQHFNSEIVHSVPEIEINLYKVIKKVPVAY is encoded by the exons ATGGAAACACAGCAGGAAAAGAAGCATTTCAGCAGCCCCGACTCCACGGAGGACAGCAACAAACTCGAAAGTCGCTATCAGTTTTGCGGGCACACTTTGAGAATCACTAGGGTCTCCAGCAATAAATTAGTGGTACCATCAATAATCTGGGAAGCT GGCCTCGTTCTCTGCCGGTTCTTTGAGAAAGAGAAAATCAGTTTTTCTGGGAAGAAGATGATTGAATTGGGGTCGGGCACTGGGATCGTGGGGATTCTTGCAATCCTGCTGG GTGGAGATGTGACCTTGACAGACAAACCAGAAGTTCTGAATCAAATAGAACTAAACGTGGCCAACAATGTCCCATCTTCAATTATCCAGCGGTCAAAAGTCTCTGCTCTCTCGTGGGGTGTAAACCATGATCAATTTCCAACAGACTACGACATCATCCTGGGATCCGATATCGTCTACAAGAAACGTGAATACCACTTACTGCTCAAGACCCTACAACATCTGAGCAACCAAAACACTATCATTTACATCTGCTCGAGGATGCGTGAGGTCATGGGAGCCATGAATTTTCACGAGGAGCTCATTCCACAGCATTTTAACTCCGAAATTGTTCACAGTGTTCCAGAAATAGAAATCAACCTGTACAAAGTGATCAAAAAAGTTCCTGTCGCTtattaa